The following are encoded together in the Parabacteroides chongii genome:
- a CDS encoding alpha/beta hydrolase, protein MRRKLFFTTLLISLAISIYAQYVPDVLGDGYLRRTFQMPDDYEGKVVCTLVKKPRLTDVKQAVLYIHGYNDYFFQKQLGDSVNAHGYNFYAMDLRKYGRSILPNQNPFFCKSLTEYFADIDTALATIRSEGNDKILLMAHSTGGLITPLYLDSKKGNLPVDGLILNSPFLDWNFGWFMEKVAIPAVAFVGRLFPNLTVQGYGIASYAHSLLKQFKGEWEYDTNWKMINGHPKKAGWIKAIQEGQQKVRKGLKLDCPILVMSSNRSYPETEEWHNEYLSSDIVLNVHDIQKYAPKLGDYVTRDTIVGGIHDLILSEKPSRDHTYQTVFSWMTEKNF, encoded by the coding sequence ATGAGACGCAAACTGTTTTTTACGACCTTACTTATTTCGTTGGCTATCAGCATTTATGCACAATACGTCCCCGATGTACTGGGAGACGGATACCTGCGGCGTACGTTTCAGATGCCCGACGATTATGAAGGGAAAGTGGTCTGCACATTGGTAAAAAAGCCCCGGCTGACGGATGTGAAACAGGCAGTATTATATATCCACGGTTATAACGACTATTTCTTCCAAAAGCAGTTGGGAGACAGCGTGAATGCGCATGGTTACAACTTTTACGCGATGGATCTGAGGAAATACGGGCGCTCGATCCTACCGAACCAAAATCCTTTTTTCTGCAAAAGCCTTACGGAATATTTTGCCGATATCGATACGGCGCTGGCAACCATACGGTCGGAAGGGAACGACAAGATACTGCTGATGGCGCATTCAACGGGCGGATTGATCACCCCGCTCTATCTGGATAGTAAAAAAGGAAACCTCCCGGTAGACGGACTGATACTGAACAGTCCTTTCCTGGACTGGAACTTCGGTTGGTTTATGGAGAAGGTGGCTATTCCGGCCGTCGCGTTCGTCGGGAGACTGTTCCCGAACCTGACCGTGCAGGGCTACGGCATCGCCTCTTATGCACACAGCCTGCTGAAGCAATTCAAAGGGGAATGGGAATATGATACAAACTGGAAAATGATCAACGGACACCCTAAAAAGGCGGGGTGGATAAAAGCGATCCAGGAAGGACAGCAGAAAGTCCGGAAAGGGCTGAAGCTGGATTGCCCGATCCTTGTGATGTCATCCAACCGTTCTTATCCGGAGACAGAGGAGTGGCACAACGAATACCTGTCGTCCGATATCGTGCTCAATGTGCATGATATTCAGAAGTATGCGCCTAAACTGGGAGACTATGTCACACGCGACACGATCGTGGGCGGCATACACGATCTGATCCTCTCGGAAAAGCCTTCCCGTGATCATACTTACCAAACGGTATTCAGCTGGATGACGGAAAAGAACTTCTGA
- a CDS encoding protein kinase domain-containing protein, translated as MDDKQLFFEFLELEKYRISLSLGECQLDSLPLGKGETGIVFKARMNGNDVALKFFLFKGDDEGKVIWLNKLKARYLTLSLLETRNNIVQYADFDIVTIHGEEIPVLVMKLYKCSLEEYRNILSVDTFLKLFRFLTNTVHFLHSMGICHGAIRPRNILVDDHHEFVLTDVSIVESSDSGCSDITAIGEVLQWYAFGNTGNDAAVSKVFPSLKMYDEIVERCLTEDSSRRFRSVDEILSFVEIQKERDPNELLKEFSLICRKNFPKELPEFVHCSDQTKINKLFSEFVSRKDFFGSNLIYFTDVERNIFSPQICKNGYIKFDNSAQYKVLDIWIHSDNDMRNDYILVHHSNTLPEKVNGKDVYRWAVYKDHTQITWEEAMNGFAESDGDIIALDRTKIEFYNRIPREGYTFIALNHLHSLASPANTGTLRDYFFRFSFSYVNRYILEDMNNLSKQHISALRRK; from the coding sequence ATGGATGATAAGCAACTATTTTTTGAATTTCTGGAACTTGAAAAGTATAGAATTTCATTATCTTTGGGAGAATGCCAGTTAGATTCCCTGCCTTTGGGAAAGGGGGAAACGGGCATAGTCTTCAAAGCCCGAATGAATGGAAACGACGTTGCCTTGAAATTCTTTTTATTCAAAGGAGATGATGAGGGAAAGGTTATATGGTTAAATAAGCTTAAAGCTCGATATCTGACACTCTCTCTTCTGGAAACAAGAAATAACATTGTACAGTATGCCGACTTTGATATTGTGACCATACACGGAGAGGAGATTCCCGTCCTGGTCATGAAGTTGTATAAATGTTCGCTGGAAGAATACAGGAATATTCTTTCGGTGGATACCTTTCTCAAGCTGTTCCGCTTTCTGACCAATACTGTGCATTTCCTACATAGTATGGGAATCTGCCACGGGGCGATCAGACCGCGCAATATCCTGGTGGACGATCATCATGAGTTTGTATTGACCGATGTCTCTATTGTTGAAAGCAGTGATTCCGGCTGTTCCGACATTACCGCGATAGGAGAGGTGCTGCAATGGTATGCCTTTGGCAATACCGGTAATGACGCAGCCGTAAGCAAGGTATTTCCGTCTTTGAAGATGTATGATGAGATTGTGGAACGCTGTCTGACCGAAGATAGCAGCCGGCGCTTCCGTTCGGTAGATGAGATCTTGTCTTTCGTCGAGATTCAGAAAGAGCGCGATCCGAACGAGCTGCTGAAAGAGTTCAGCCTGATATGCAGGAAGAACTTTCCTAAGGAACTGCCTGAGTTTGTCCATTGCTCCGACCAGACGAAGATCAACAAGCTCTTCTCCGAATTTGTATCCCGAAAAGACTTTTTCGGCAGCAATCTGATTTACTTTACGGATGTGGAGCGGAATATCTTTTCCCCGCAGATATGCAAGAACGGATATATCAAGTTCGATAACTCCGCCCAGTATAAAGTGCTGGATATTTGGATTCATAGCGACAATGACATGCGGAACGACTATATCCTGGTCCACCATTCGAACACCTTGCCGGAAAAGGTGAACGGCAAGGACGTATACCGCTGGGCCGTTTATAAAGACCATACGCAGATAACCTGGGAGGAAGCCATGAACGGTTTCGCGGAAAGTGACGGAGATATCATTGCCCTGGACCGCACCAAGATCGAATTTTACAACCGTATCCCTCGTGAGGGCTATACTTTCATCGCTTTGAACCACCTCCACAGCCTGGCTTCTCCTGCCAATACCGGAACGTTGCGCGATTATTTCTTCCGTTTCAGCTTTAGCTATGTCAACCGTTATATCCTGGAAGATATGAACAATCTGAGCAAGCAGCACATTTCCGCTTTGCGAAGAAAATAA
- a CDS encoding capsule assembly Wzi family protein, translated as MKALHSILAGIILLSISAHGYSQINKTQDSTIYKVELFGSAATSSNTPFWMVSNRYGVVPLDAGNGFLDAGVFHNQHFGNKFRWGAGLDVIAAVPRHRNVFIQQAYAEIGYRSLLLSVGSKERYNSLWDRNLSSGDMVQSPNARPIPEVNLSMPEFTVVPWTKGLLQVRGDFAMGRSFDTDYLEDFANVKQTYVKNVLWHHKSFFLRIKDTRNDFPLSFTMGAQHFAQWGGTSTNPKIGKQPQSFKDMIRVIFGQKGGEDATLSDQINVLGSHYGSFDFKLSYTTKDWGGHFYYQHYFNDKSGIEFANKSDGLWGIQIDLPATPWLSKIVGEYLVTMNQSGPMHFIDFDHDKWEGGRGGGNDDYYNNGEYLTGFSYFNRGIGSPLIPAPEYNEDGILGFKNNRVKSWHIGAEGSINALLSYRVLFTAMNGWGTSYLPFLNKKYGTSTLIDINYTHPQLKGWLFTGSVAADSGTMIGKGVGFSLGVTKTGLLKAWK; from the coding sequence ATGAAAGCCTTACATAGCATATTAGCCGGAATAATTTTGCTCAGCATTTCAGCGCATGGTTATTCCCAAATCAACAAGACGCAAGATTCCACCATTTATAAAGTAGAGCTGTTCGGTTCTGCCGCCACCAGTTCAAACACGCCGTTCTGGATGGTTAGCAACCGGTACGGAGTTGTCCCTTTGGATGCAGGGAACGGTTTTTTAGATGCCGGAGTGTTCCACAATCAGCATTTTGGGAATAAGTTCCGCTGGGGTGCCGGACTGGACGTTATTGCTGCCGTCCCGCGCCATCGCAATGTGTTTATTCAGCAGGCTTATGCGGAAATCGGATACCGGAGTTTACTGCTTAGCGTCGGTAGCAAAGAACGCTATAATTCGTTATGGGACCGTAATCTGAGCTCTGGCGATATGGTACAATCTCCCAATGCGCGCCCTATTCCGGAAGTCAACCTGAGCATGCCGGAGTTTACCGTTGTCCCCTGGACAAAGGGTTTGCTGCAGGTCAGAGGGGATTTTGCCATGGGCAGATCGTTCGATACCGATTATCTGGAGGATTTTGCCAATGTAAAACAAACGTATGTAAAGAATGTATTATGGCATCATAAATCCTTTTTCCTCCGCATCAAGGATACAAGAAATGATTTCCCGTTGTCTTTCACGATGGGTGCACAACACTTCGCCCAGTGGGGAGGGACATCGACCAATCCCAAGATAGGTAAACAGCCTCAGTCTTTTAAAGACATGATACGTGTCATTTTCGGACAAAAAGGAGGAGAGGACGCCACTCTGTCGGATCAGATCAATGTATTGGGAAGCCATTACGGTTCCTTCGATTTCAAATTAAGTTACACTACAAAAGATTGGGGAGGACATTTTTACTACCAACATTACTTCAATGACAAATCAGGCATAGAGTTTGCCAACAAAAGCGACGGGCTATGGGGGATACAAATAGATCTGCCGGCTACTCCGTGGTTGAGCAAAATAGTCGGTGAATATCTGGTTACGATGAACCAAAGTGGTCCTATGCATTTTATCGATTTTGACCACGACAAATGGGAAGGCGGACGCGGAGGCGGAAACGATGATTATTATAACAATGGGGAATATCTGACAGGTTTCTCCTATTTCAACCGGGGAATAGGTTCACCGTTGATCCCTGCGCCTGAATATAACGAAGATGGTATTCTCGGTTTCAAGAACAACCGGGTTAAAAGCTGGCATATAGGAGCTGAAGGTTCTATTAATGCGCTTCTCTCCTACCGTGTATTGTTCACGGCGATGAACGGCTGGGGCACCTCCTACTTACCGTTCTTGAACAAAAAGTACGGCACTTCCACTCTGATAGATATCAACTACACGCATCCGCAGTTAAAAGGCTGGTTGTTCACCGGCTCTGTCGCTGCCGATTCCGGAACGATGATAGGGAAAGGTGTCGGTTTCAGTTTGGGCGTGACTAAAACCGGCCTGCTGAAAGCCTGGAAGTAA
- a CDS encoding lysophospholipid acyltransferase family protein: protein MLRILYLVYLWLFFVPVFVVLTIVTALTVIIGCLLGGEKIFAYYPGMIWSRLTCYLALCPVKVKGRENIDRKQSYVFVANHQGAFDIFLIYGFLGVPIKWVMKAGIGKIPFVGAACRAAGFIFVDNSTPKAAIRSVQEAERCLKNGASVVVFPEGSRTYTGKMIRFKKGAYQMAFDQHLPILPITLNGPFDVLPIGSLNVHRHKMEMVIHPAISTNDMDSSHKSMQQFADHTQEIIASALWDKYK from the coding sequence ATGCTACGAATACTTTACTTGGTTTATTTATGGCTGTTTTTCGTACCTGTCTTTGTGGTGCTTACTATCGTTACAGCCTTAACCGTTATTATTGGTTGTCTATTGGGAGGAGAAAAGATTTTCGCTTATTACCCGGGGATGATTTGGTCGCGACTGACATGTTATCTGGCACTTTGTCCGGTGAAAGTAAAGGGACGGGAGAATATAGACCGTAAGCAATCGTATGTATTTGTGGCGAACCATCAGGGAGCATTTGATATTTTTCTGATTTATGGCTTTCTGGGAGTTCCCATTAAATGGGTTATGAAAGCAGGCATTGGAAAGATTCCTTTTGTCGGGGCTGCCTGCCGGGCTGCCGGGTTTATTTTTGTGGATAACTCAACCCCTAAAGCCGCTATCCGTAGTGTACAGGAAGCCGAACGTTGTCTGAAGAACGGTGCTTCGGTGGTCGTATTTCCGGAAGGATCGCGTACGTATACCGGCAAAATGATCCGGTTTAAGAAAGGGGCCTATCAAATGGCGTTCGACCAGCATTTGCCTATCCTGCCGATCACGCTGAACGGACCTTTCGATGTCCTGCCGATCGGTTCACTGAATGTACACCGTCATAAGATGGAAATGGTGATCCATCCGGCTATTTCGACAAACGATATGGATTCATCCCATAAAAGCATGCAGCAGTTTGCGGATCATACGCAGGAGATTATTGCTTCCGCTTTATGGGATAAGTATAAATGA
- a CDS encoding DUF3467 domain-containing protein: protein MENDKKTSNEIQVELSEEMAQGTYANLAIISHSTSEFILDFIRVVPGAPKAQVKSRVILTPDNAKRLFFALQDNLAKYEEQLKGGNNKTANFEDFMPPMGGVQGEA, encoded by the coding sequence ATGGAGAACGATAAAAAAACGTCTAACGAGATACAGGTAGAACTGTCTGAAGAGATGGCACAAGGTACTTATGCTAATCTGGCAATTATCTCACATTCAACATCTGAGTTTATACTCGACTTTATCCGCGTGGTTCCGGGCGCTCCGAAAGCACAGGTGAAAAGCCGTGTCATCCTGACTCCGGATAATGCTAAACGATTGTTTTTTGCTTTGCAGGATAACCTGGCAAAATATGAAGAACAGTTGAAAGGTGGCAATAATAAGACTGCTAACTTCGAAGATTTTATGCCGCCGATGGGTGGTGTTCAGGGAGAAGCTTGA
- a CDS encoding endonuclease/exonuclease/phosphatase family protein yields MKKILLSILSVLLFAGFLSAKQPDVPLKVMTFNIRMDTKDDGDNQWSNRKDLAANLVKFYNTDIFGAQEVLNHQLNDLLSRLPEYAYVGVGREDGKTKGEYAPIIYKKDRFVLEDSGNFWLAEDMNAVGKKGWDAACERVATWGIFKDKESGKQFFFLNTHLDHMGKVARHEGASLVLKEAHKLSKGLPVIVTGDFNATPDDDPIKVLTDVNDPRHVTHTREIADLKYGPEWTFHDYGRISLEKREWIDYIFVKGDIKVLNNGVLTDTLNHLYPSDHCPVIATLLIK; encoded by the coding sequence ATGAAAAAGATTTTATTGAGTATTCTCTCTGTTTTATTGTTTGCCGGTTTCCTGTCGGCTAAGCAACCGGATGTACCATTGAAGGTAATGACGTTCAATATCCGCATGGATACAAAAGATGACGGAGATAATCAGTGGAGTAACCGGAAGGATCTAGCTGCTAATTTGGTAAAGTTCTATAACACGGATATATTCGGTGCACAGGAAGTGCTGAATCACCAGCTAAATGATCTTTTGAGCCGTTTACCCGAGTATGCTTATGTCGGTGTCGGCAGGGAAGACGGCAAGACAAAAGGCGAATATGCCCCGATTATCTATAAGAAAGACCGTTTTGTGCTAGAGGACAGCGGTAATTTCTGGTTGGCAGAAGATATGAATGCTGTAGGCAAGAAAGGTTGGGATGCCGCCTGTGAGCGTGTTGCTACCTGGGGTATCTTTAAAGATAAAGAATCCGGCAAACAGTTTTTCTTCCTGAATACCCATTTGGACCATATGGGGAAAGTGGCCCGCCATGAAGGTGCTTCACTGGTTCTGAAAGAAGCCCATAAGCTATCCAAGGGGCTGCCCGTTATTGTGACAGGTGATTTTAATGCAACTCCGGATGATGACCCTATCAAAGTGCTGACAGATGTAAATGATCCCCGGCACGTTACCCATACGCGTGAGATTGCAGATTTGAAATACGGTCCGGAATGGACGTTCCATGATTACGGACGAATTTCCCTGGAAAAGCGGGAATGGATTGACTATATATTTGTAAAAGGTGACATAAAGGTCCTGAATAATGGTGTCTTAACCGATACGCTCAACCATCTTTATCCGTCCGATCATTGTCCGGTTATTGCCACTTTGCTAATTAAATAG
- the rpoC gene encoding DNA-directed RNA polymerase subunit beta' — MAFRKENKIKSNFSKITIGLASPEEILENSSGEVLKPETINYRTYKPERDGLFCERIFGPIKDYECHCGKYKRIRYKGIVCDRCGVEVTEKKVRRERMGHIHLVVPVAHIWYFRSLPNKIGYLLGLPTKKLDSIIYYERYVVIQPGCVDTVAELDLLSEEEYLQILDNLPKENQMLEDTDPNKFIAKIGAEAVYDLLARLDLDSLSYELRHRASTDGSQQRKNEALKRLQVVESFRASRGRNKPEWMIVKVVPVIPPELRPLVPLDGGRFATSDLNDLYRRVIIRNNRLKRLIDIKAPEVILRNEKRMLQEAVDSLFDNSRKSSAVKTDANRPLKSLSDSLKGKQGRFRQNLLGKRVDYSARSVIVVGPELKMHECGLPKNMAAELYKPFVIRKLIERGIVKTVKSAKKIVDRKEPVVWDILEYVMKGHPVLLNRAPTLHRLGIQAFQPKLIEGKAIQLHPLACTAFNADFDGDQMAVHLPLGNEAVLEAQMLMLASHNILNPANGAPITVPSQDMVLGLYYITKMRKGTLGEGLVFYGPEEATIAYNEKKVDIHAPIKVYVDNVEEDGKLVKKMIETSVGRLMVNEFVPFEVGYINEVLGKKALRDIIGKVIKTCGVARTAQFLDDIKNLGYYMAFKGGLSFNLADVLIPPEKDELVKEGYDEVEQILANYSMGFITFNERYNQIIDTWTHVNSKLSNILMKQLTADNDGFNSVYMMMDSGARGSKEQIRQLSGMRGLMAKPQKSGAEGGQIIENPILSNFKEGLSVLEYFISTHGARKGLADTALKTADAGYLTRRLVDVSHDVIINEEDCGTLRGLICTELKNNEEVIASLYERILGRVSVHDIQHPLTGELIVAAGEEIREDAAKMIQDSPIESVEIRSVLTCESKKGVCAKCYGRNLATGRMVQKGEVVGVIAAQSIGEPGTQLTLRTFHVGGIASNIATENSITSKYDGILEIDELRAVDADDATAGKKYQVVVSRLAEMRIVDPNTKIVLLTHNIPYGSKLFFNNGDKISKGDVIIEWDPFNAVIVSEVSGKIEFESVVEGVTYKVESDETTGLKEKIIIESKDKTKAPAAHIVDENGNYLKNYSLPLGAHVVKENGDPVKAGEVLVKIPRAVGKAGDITGGLPRVTELFEARNPSNPAVVSEIDGEVGFGKIKRGNREITVTSKLGEVKKYMVPLSKQLLVQENDYIRAGMPLSDGATTPSDILAIKGPTAVQEYIVNEVQDVYRLQGVKINDKHFEVIVRQMMRKVEVVDPGDTRFLEQQIVDKLEVMDENDRIWGKKVVLDPGDSQTLQAGQIVTARKLRDENSMLKRRDMKLVEVRDAVPATANQILQGITRAALQTTSFMSAASFQETTKVLNEAAINGKVDRLEGLKENVICGHLIPAGTGQRDFDKLVVGAKDEFERIFANRKNVVDFNTMDKDDE, encoded by the coding sequence ATGGCTTTTAGAAAAGAAAACAAGATAAAGAGTAACTTTTCAAAAATAACCATCGGTCTGGCTTCTCCTGAAGAGATTCTTGAAAACTCTAGCGGCGAAGTGTTGAAACCGGAAACGATTAACTATCGTACGTACAAACCTGAACGTGACGGTCTTTTCTGCGAACGTATTTTCGGTCCGATCAAGGATTACGAATGTCATTGCGGAAAATACAAACGTATCCGTTATAAAGGTATTGTCTGCGATCGTTGCGGGGTAGAAGTTACAGAGAAGAAAGTGCGTCGCGAACGTATGGGACATATTCATTTGGTTGTTCCTGTCGCTCATATCTGGTATTTCCGTTCTCTACCCAACAAAATCGGGTATCTGTTAGGCTTGCCTACCAAGAAACTGGATTCTATCATTTATTATGAACGTTATGTGGTTATTCAGCCGGGTTGTGTAGACACTGTTGCTGAATTAGACCTACTTTCGGAAGAAGAATACCTGCAGATCCTGGATAACCTGCCAAAGGAAAACCAGATGCTGGAAGATACAGATCCTAACAAGTTCATCGCAAAGATCGGTGCTGAAGCCGTTTATGATTTGCTGGCTCGTTTGGACCTGGATTCTCTGTCTTACGAACTGCGTCACCGTGCAAGTACAGACGGTTCACAGCAACGTAAGAACGAAGCTTTGAAACGTTTGCAGGTGGTTGAATCTTTCCGTGCATCCAGAGGTCGTAACAAACCGGAATGGATGATCGTGAAGGTTGTTCCTGTTATTCCTCCCGAACTGCGTCCGTTGGTTCCGCTGGATGGTGGACGTTTCGCAACCTCCGACTTGAATGATTTGTATCGTCGTGTTATTATCCGTAATAACCGTCTGAAACGATTAATTGATATTAAGGCTCCGGAAGTGATCTTACGTAATGAAAAACGTATGCTTCAGGAAGCTGTGGACTCTCTGTTCGACAACTCTCGTAAATCGAGTGCTGTTAAGACAGATGCTAACCGTCCGTTGAAGTCACTGTCCGACAGTTTGAAAGGTAAACAAGGCCGTTTCCGTCAGAACTTGTTGGGTAAACGTGTTGACTACTCTGCCCGTTCGGTTATCGTTGTAGGTCCGGAATTAAAGATGCACGAGTGCGGTCTGCCGAAGAATATGGCAGCCGAACTTTATAAACCTTTCGTTATCCGTAAATTGATCGAACGCGGTATCGTAAAAACGGTTAAGTCTGCAAAGAAGATCGTTGACCGCAAAGAACCGGTTGTTTGGGATATCCTGGAATATGTAATGAAAGGTCACCCTGTGTTGCTGAACCGTGCACCGACACTGCACCGTTTGGGTATTCAGGCATTCCAGCCGAAACTGATCGAAGGTAAAGCTATCCAGTTGCACCCGTTGGCTTGTACGGCATTCAACGCCGACTTCGACGGTGACCAGATGGCTGTTCACTTGCCTTTAGGAAATGAGGCTGTATTGGAAGCACAGATGTTGATGCTTGCTTCTCACAATATTTTGAACCCGGCTAACGGTGCGCCTATTACCGTTCCTTCACAGGATATGGTGCTTGGTTTGTACTATATCACTAAAATGCGTAAGGGAACGCTGGGAGAAGGTCTCGTATTCTACGGTCCGGAAGAAGCGACTATCGCATACAATGAAAAGAAAGTAGATATACACGCACCCATCAAGGTTTACGTCGATAACGTAGAAGAAGACGGAAAACTTGTAAAGAAAATGATCGAAACTTCTGTCGGTCGTTTGATGGTGAACGAATTTGTTCCTTTCGAGGTCGGTTACATCAATGAAGTACTGGGAAAGAAGGCACTTCGTGATATCATTGGTAAGGTAATCAAGACTTGCGGTGTTGCTCGTACGGCTCAGTTCCTGGATGATATTAAGAACTTAGGATACTATATGGCATTTAAGGGAGGTCTGTCGTTTAATTTGGCCGACGTACTTATCCCGCCTGAAAAAGACGAACTGGTTAAAGAAGGTTACGATGAAGTGGAACAGATCCTGGCTAACTATAGTATGGGTTTCATTACCTTCAACGAACGTTACAACCAGATTATCGATACCTGGACACATGTCAACAGTAAGTTGTCTAATATCCTGATGAAGCAGTTGACTGCTGATAACGACGGATTCAACTCTGTGTACATGATGATGGACTCCGGAGCCCGTGGTTCTAAGGAACAGATCCGTCAGCTGTCTGGTATGCGTGGTTTGATGGCAAAACCGCAGAAGAGCGGTGCTGAAGGTGGTCAGATTATTGAAAACCCGATCCTTTCAAACTTTAAAGAAGGTTTGTCTGTATTGGAGTACTTTATCTCTACCCACGGTGCTCGTAAAGGTTTGGCCGATACCGCTTTGAAGACTGCCGATGCTGGTTACCTGACTCGTCGTCTGGTAGACGTATCGCATGATGTGATTATTAATGAAGAAGACTGTGGTACATTGCGTGGTCTGATTTGTACAGAATTGAAGAATAACGAAGAAGTGATTGCTTCTCTGTACGAACGTATCCTTGGCCGTGTATCAGTACATGATATTCAGCATCCGTTGACTGGTGAATTGATCGTAGCTGCCGGTGAAGAAATTCGCGAAGATGCCGCTAAGATGATTCAGGATTCTCCGATTGAAAGTGTGGAAATCCGTTCAGTACTTACCTGTGAATCGAAGAAAGGTGTTTGTGCTAAGTGTTACGGTCGTAACCTGGCAACAGGCCGCATGGTTCAGAAAGGTGAAGTTGTCGGAGTTATCGCTGCACAGTCTATCGGTGAGCCGGGTACACAGTTGACACTGCGTACATTCCACGTCGGTGGTATCGCTTCTAACATTGCAACAGAAAACAGCATTACATCTAAATACGATGGTATCCTGGAAATTGACGAACTTCGTGCAGTAGATGCTGACGATGCAACTGCCGGAAAGAAGTATCAGGTTGTTGTAAGCCGTCTGGCTGAAATGCGTATCGTTGATCCGAATACGAAGATCGTATTGCTGACTCACAATATACCTTACGGTTCTAAGTTGTTCTTTAACAATGGAGACAAGATCAGTAAGGGTGACGTAATCATCGAATGGGACCCGTTCAATGCCGTTATCGTATCGGAAGTTTCCGGTAAGATCGAATTCGAAAGTGTAGTGGAAGGTGTTACTTACAAAGTGGAAAGTGACGAAACTACAGGTTTGAAGGAAAAGATCATTATCGAATCTAAAGATAAGACAAAAGCTCCGGCTGCTCATATCGTAGATGAAAACGGAAATTATCTGAAGAACTATTCATTGCCTTTGGGTGCTCACGTAGTTAAAGAGAACGGCGATCCGGTTAAGGCTGGTGAGGTTCTGGTTAAGATTCCGCGTGCAGTTGGTAAGGCTGGTGATATCACCGGTGGTCTTCCACGTGTTACCGAGTTGTTTGAAGCTCGTAACCCGTCTAACCCGGCTGTCGTTTCTGAAATCGACGGTGAGGTTGGTTTCGGTAAGATCAAACGTGGTAACCGTGAGATCACTGTAACCTCTAAGCTGGGGGAAGTGAAGAAGTACATGGTGCCTCTGTCAAAACAGCTTTTGGTTCAGGAAAACGACTATATCCGTGCAGGTATGCCGTTGTCTGACGGTGCTACTACTCCTTCGGATATCCTTGCTATCAAGGGACCGACTGCCGTTCAGGAATATATCGTGAATGAAGTGCAGGACGTTTACCGTCTGCAAGGTGTGAAGATCAACGATAAACACTTCGAGGTTATCGTTCGTCAGATGATGCGTAAGGTAGAAGTGGTTGATCCGGGAGATACTCGCTTCTTGGAGCAGCAGATTGTTGATAAGCTGGAAGTAATGGATGAAAACGATCGTATCTGGGGCAAGAAAGTTGTTTTGGATCCGGGAGACTCTCAGACATTACAGGCTGGTCAGATTGTAACTGCCCGTAAGTTGAGAGATGAAAACAGTATGCTGAAACGTCGTGACATGAAACTTGTAGAAGTTCGTGATGCTGTTCCTGCTACTGCCAATCAGATCCTTCAGGGTATTACACGTGCTGCACTGCAAACAACTAGCTTCATGTCGGCTGCATCATTCCAGGAAACAACCAAGGTGTTGAACGAAGCTGCTATCAATGGAAAGGTAGACCGTTTGGAAGGTTTGAAAGAAAACGTTATCTGCGGTCACTTGATCCCGGCAGGTACAGGTCAGAGAGACTTCGACAAACTGGTTGTCGGTGCTAAAGATGAGTTCGAACGCATCTTCGCTAACCGTAAGAATGTTGTTGATTTCAATACAATGGATAAAGATGATGAGTAA